The following is a genomic window from Hydrogenobaculum sp. Y04AAS1.
AAAGAGTATTTGCTTATTCTGTATTCACTTTCCTAACAGGTATATCTGGGGCTTTTGGAGCTTATTTGGTAAAATATATTCCAAACGATAAGGATGCTTTTTTGATAGCCTCTTTGCTGTCTTTTGTTGGCATACTTTTCATAATACCCATAGACGCCTATCACAAAAAAGGTCGGATAGATACTCTTACCAGTAAAAAAACCATAGGTCAGTTTTCGGTGGTAGGGTTTTTAAACGGCTTTTCCCAAGGGCTTATAACACCATTTCTAATACCATTTTTTATAATAGTTTATCACGTAAAAAAATCAGATATGGCCTCCTGGGCTTTTGTGGGCGGAGTTTTGGCTTCTTTTGCACCTCTTTTTGCAAACATATTGTATAGATATCTTGGCAATCTTAAAAGCATAATACTTACAAGAACCATAGGCACTCTAATGATATTTTTTATGCCGCTTGTAAAAAACCTATACATAGATTTGATCCTTTATAGCCTTTACCCTTCTTTTAGAGTACTGTCGCTTCCACTCCAGCAATCTATGATGAGTGAGATGGTGGACGCTTCAGAAATGGCAAGGGCTTTTAGTCTAAATCAAATATCAAGATTGGGAGCTTCATCGATTGGAACGTTTTTAACAAGCTTTTTATGGGAGCTTTCATATGTTGGTTTACCGTTTTTTATATATTCGTCTATTATGGCTTTTAATATATTTTTATATAAAAAATTCTTTGGAAACAAAGAATGACTATTCGTCGTGGAGTTCTCTTATCTCATCGTTGACTGGTATTTCATCCGTATAAGCTTTGTCTATGTTGCCTGTTCTTAGGTTTATAAGTCTCGTGTAGACTATGAGCTGATGTCTTGTAAGTGTATACATCCCTTGGTATATGTAAGAGGTTCTAAATTTTGTTCTCAAATCGTTTACATTGGAAGAAAGAGCCACATCACCATGGGAGTTTACCGTCACATACTTGGATAGATTTATTTCTATGATTTTCACATGGCACTCTCTTATAAGAGCATCTTTGAAAAGCTCTGTGAGGGTTTTACCCAAAGCACTTGTATAGTTTATATCGCTTGAATCTACGTAAGTCATTACAGCCACCACGGGTATAGTATAGGTCTTGTTATATACTTTGAATGTTGGACATGTATGATAAGCCATCCTATCTGCAAGATATTTTAAAGGTGCTTTAGATTTTTCTATACCAAGCTTGTAGACTTCATAGTTTACCGTAGAGGTTATAGAAGAGCAACTTATTTGTAAGATAGAAATCGTTGTAAGAGTTATAAATGTTAAGAGCTTTTTGTATTGCATAAAGTCATAACATACTCTAAAGGCTCTTCTAAGCTTCTTATAGCGTATTCGCTAGCTTTCTCTATCGTCTTTTTTACAATAGGTGTATCTTTGTATTCAAAAGGACTTAAAACGTAGTTTGTGACCTCTTCTTTTGAAGCTGGTCTTCCTATGCCTATTCTAAGCCTAGGAAACTCTTGGGTTCTTAACTCCCTTATAATAGACTCCACCCCGTTGTGCCCACCAGAGCCTCCGTTTGGCTTCATCTTTATAGTGCCTATAGGTAAATCCATATCAT
Proteins encoded in this region:
- a CDS encoding MFS transporter, whose translation is MYKNIAYISIFRVLRGIAGGIIMVVFPYLILKDFHKSIGYLGIIYALATITTALLSVVGGVIADVWHRKNSTILISLLLPLSALFLYLKPSYTVAFLSAVLGGYSATGSLMSGGVGGAVMPMVNALATDIIPKEKRVFAYSVFTFLTGISGAFGAYLVKYIPNDKDAFLIASLLSFVGILFIIPIDAYHKKGRIDTLTSKKTIGQFSVVGFLNGFSQGLITPFLIPFFIIVYHVKKSDMASWAFVGGVLASFAPLFANILYRYLGNLKSIILTRTIGTLMIFFMPLVKNLYIDLILYSLYPSFRVLSLPLQQSMMSEMVDASEMARAFSLNQISRLGASSIGTFLTSFLWELSYVGLPFFIYSSIMAFNIFLYKKFFGNKE
- a CDS encoding FlgO family outer membrane protein, whose amino-acid sequence is MQYKKLLTFITLTTISILQISCSSITSTVNYEVYKLGIEKSKAPLKYLADRMAYHTCPTFKVYNKTYTIPVVAVMTYVDSSDINYTSALGKTLTELFKDALIRECHVKIIEINLSKYVTVNSHGDVALSSNVNDLRTKFRTSYIYQGMYTLTRHQLIVYTRLINLRTGNIDKAYTDEIPVNDEIRELHDE
- the pth gene encoding aminoacyl-tRNA hydrolase, with protein sequence MIKALVGLGNPGPKYKDTKHNIGFKVIDEVAFKLHLKNPLEKYMSIVFHIKEQDIYLIKPQTFMNNSGIALRQFVEKTKIAPSDILVIYDDMDLPIGTIKMKPNGGSGGHNGVESIIRELRTQEFPRLRIGIGRPASKEEVTNYVLSPFEYKDTPIVKKTIEKASEYAIRSLEEPLEYVMTLCNTKSS